Within the Drosophila kikkawai strain 14028-0561.14 chromosome 4, DkikHiC1v2, whole genome shotgun sequence genome, the region AACATACGTTATAACGAAGTAACAACAACCGAAGAGGATACAGTATCGGAGGTAAAAATAGGTCGCTATTGGACAAAGGAAGACCGAAAACGACATATTGAAAAAGCTCGAGAACGAcgtcagcaacaacaacaacagcagcagatacaatagaaatatttcttattactATAGAAAAAGCATTTTCCAATTTCTAAACTtatattttgctttaaaaacaatagcCGGAAAATCAAATATGCACAGATTCCACGCTATATCCAATTTTTGCTTAATACaaaagttaatatttataatttggaACGTACACAAAGTCGTCAATGGTTTTTAGCTTTTATctatattaatacaaaaaaaactcATCAAAGCCACATAATCAAGCTCTTATATTTTGGAAAACATTTTGTCAAATGACTTTCCTTcttcataataattatattttgttaattaattgttcCTATAATAGTGTTTTAAATCCCACTATTCATGCAATTAGACTTTGTGGATGCGaacgaatatatatatctacataaatatgtatatttaaggTACAAAAAACCAGTTTGTTGTCTCTTTAAAATGTCAAGAAGAAAATGTTGTAtctcacacaaaaaaatataaataaatccatcaattaagaaattgaaattaaaataagtcCTACGTACTTATAGTAATGTTATATCTGGATGAGGTCGTATGAACATATAAGGATTGTAGTAGTGAATGTCAAAAGGGGGACTTTCAGCCAGAGGCAAAGGATCGCCAATGGAACGTGTGCTTTGCTTTAGTCAGACTCTTGCTAGAAACAGAGatagagaaaataaagttgataTTAAGTTATCAAGTCAGCTCCTGGAATCCGTAAGGAGGTTGACACATGTGATGGCCATTTTTCTatcagtttttttaaatgttaagtAGTTATTGAGAAATCGTTTTAACCAGTTgcaaaaacgtggtttcgagaaaaactcaaaggaaataataattgtaGGAATAGCCTGCATGTATTTTCTGTGATGAAACTTCGTTACGACATCGAATATcaaaaaatccttttaaacACTCATAGTACACAAGTAAAGAAaccgatttattaaaaaaaaaaaattaatttttgaaaaacaacactaattatttgcttaaaacacttataatttaatttattatttttgataatatCCTAGTGAACCTACCTTATATTTATTGCACTAGTCAAAAtgggtatacaaattttactTAATCTAACAATTTGTATTCTTATTACCAAAATATACTTCAGTTTTTATCATTACTTTACTAATTTCATTGAATGGCACTCTACATgttataaatcttattttttttatttttttaaatttatgtattattatatacTGTCATTTGTTATTACTTTACATATACTTTCATCAAATCTTGAAACCGAGTTCGCTCCATACGGTTTTATAATAGTGTGGCAGATGGAACCATTGACGGATTGCatttataaacaagaaaggaagctaacttcggcacgccgaagtttgtatacccttgcagattggttttgatatttatattataaattataatgctgaaaacacacacattcattacattttaccaaaattctataataatatagaatggcgaaatctcaaaaatgatgcaaaaatattgaaaagccaagttataaatttttttctaaaaacttatcgaacatttgtatggcagctatatgatatagtcatccgatccggcccgttccgacatatatatcagtgagagtatatagaagactatatgcaaagtttcattcagatagctttgaaactgagggactagacggacggacggacagacggacatggctagatcgactcggctgttgatgctgatcaagaataaatatactttaaagggtcggaaaggtctccttcactgcgttgcaaacttctgattgaaattataataccctgcaagggtattaaaatgcaattgaaGTGTGGAAGTGGAAAATATCCAATAAtatcgaaattaatttatgagTATATAGTCTGAAAGAATTTTGCGAACAAattcgcgatatcaggctcattagaagcggaggcattatcgaaGTGAACACATAATGGATATTGAGATTGAGATTTCCGTTTTAAAATTACGAAAGCGTAAAATTTCTTagggttagcctgaaactcaattttgcaccgatttaagtggttACGAACCGCCACGAACTCTGAAGTACTATCAGTGTCAATATTAGAAATCATTTTAGAAACAAGATCAGATTTAACCGCGATGAGAACACCACAGCCAGTCCGCATGGACGATCACGTCTATAGATAGTAAAGTTCCCTGAGCAAATTTCACAAtcagacacagaggagttgaACCATGTTTCTGTAAAAACAATTACATTACTGAGTTTGCCAAGTAAATTACGAACATTTTGATAATGAAGAACAAAAGAATTCattagttttttggaggcCTAGTTGAAAGAGTTTGAGGCCGCGAGCACGAGGATTACTTTTGTTTAcgaattcatgaacaattgcatgctcAGGCTATCCTGAAGAatcaagagccttagaaaataTCACGTCTTTGCTTAAAAATGAACTTTGAGACACTAAACTCGGTACCAGAAACATTGAATTTGTTGCTCAAATGGTTCTGGATTGAGGCGGGTTACACAAATCTGCCAGCTAAGGTCTACGTTGGGCAACTCCAGAATTTGTAGACTGTTGGGGGACATTACTAGTAAAAACCGGCGCTGAAATAGTGACCGCCGGAGGAACCACTGGGTGGGCATCCAACACCAAGAACGCTTCATTGAAGGCAGCAGCTCGCGACGTGGATGCCTGGTCGACGTTGACAAGCTGCTGAACCGAGGGCATGGCGAACTCGCCCAGTCCAGAAATGGGGACCGGTACAGCATTAGCAGCAAAGGCAGCAGCATGCGACGTGGATGCCTGGTCAACGTTGACAGGCGGATGATCCAACAGCCAGTCCAGAAATTGGGACCGATGCAGCCCTTCTTCACCGGAGCCATTATCCAGGCTTGGCACGTGAGCTGAACTGCATAAGGGGGCTTGCAGGATCTGGAACAGATAAAATATTCTCAGAAAGATTGCacctttttatatttgtgaAGTCACTTATCAGTTTTAGGGATTAGAAATAGTATTCAGCCTTCTGGAAACGATTTGAAAAATCCTTGAAGCCGGCAGCCAACGACTGAAACTCCAGGTGAGTTTTCCTCATGAAAACCCTCATATCGGATTTGATATGCAGGCAGCTCTGGCACGTCCAGTCCAATCCGGGATTATATCGAATGAGGTCGTCAATATGCGGGTCAATTCGCCCCACATCGGCACATCCAGGGTGAGCGATATTGTCGCAGAGCCAACAGTAAATGGTGGCCTGCCGCGAAGAAAATTTTCGGCCGTTTGAGCACTTAGTGATACATCAGGTAGCCATTATTtggataaaaataaaaattatttggataaAATGTGAcgaaataatttacaaaatgctGTGTAAGTATCGCGGCGAACAGACCGATCAAAACGGAAAGCGAAGAACGcataaataaaagcttttatctaagcgccgaaaaataagaagtatgtgttattgatttaggtagcggcaacaacaacactaAGGCGATGCAGCGATAAGCGGTAAACACAATGCACCAGAAAAGAAAGGCAAGGAATAAACCGAAATTGTTTTACGACGATAAAGTCAcagactttatttaaaatggtcCAGTTGTTTATAAAGAGTACGAAAACACCGACtgttcacacatgaacacGTATCTACACTTATCTATAGACAAGATGCATATGTTAGGTATTAAATCTCTGCAGCAGTGCACTGCACTTGTCTATGTATAactacaaccgccacttgggcctatgaaaatacaagcaacccgaaatataacctcctgcgagcggtctgggtttgttaaAGATATGTGCTATCGGGGTGACTGTGTGCCCTTATCgcacttaaaatatttcccacgatcgggaactgtccgatgcgtgggtctaaaaCTAAGATCCaaaatgtacattctcatgttagctatttaagctaggatttgaataaataaaaaacagttTGAAATATCAACTCAAAAAATTAAGACGTGTTCTTATTTGGGCGCTATTCACCGACAATATGCCAAAAATGTGGGCTTTGTTAAATAGAATACACCatgaaaactttaaataaatgtagagCGAGGTAAAGCACGTCCAACTCAAAGCTTGGCGAAAGcgttatatattattatgtatataaattataaattacgTTTACTTAAACGGCATTTGACAgggaattgtaaaaaaaaacccactaATTCGTCTCTTCGTAGTAAAAAGAggtattattttctttgaaaagaaacttttaaaaacaaaacattgctttatttttgttgatttaatcaaataagaattttttgaataatgaaaacaaaattatgttattattttgcttttaagtttatttttttaatatttgatcCATTTTGACTAAAAATAAGCCTATATTTGGGAAATTTCTAATAGACTAATTTTCCTTTCTGGACTATAATCATTTGATTCTTTATGCAgctgattaaaattaaaaggaagaTACATACATGCAgtgcgtagtcatagtgtTCGGGCATTGTCCAGCTTCAGATTTGAttgactactttagccagaacaatatgaaaaaaatggacacctgagtttatgaatgtacctattgtttaaagaaaaaatcatgaccattggttatatagttttgtgtaatattatcTGGATGCCGACCAgtttacctattttttgtgTATGATACATACAACGAAGAAGTAAAACTTTGAAGCTCATAtcatccacaaaaaaaaatttttttttaatacagaTTCGGAATCCCTAAAAAATTATCTGTCGGATATGTATGTTTTAAAACGATCGTCCGTTCcgaaatttttatacccttgcagggtattataatttcagtcagaagtttgcaacgcagtgaaggagacgtttccgagcctataaagtatatatattcttgatcagcatcaacagccgagtcgatatagccatgtccgtctgtccgtctgtccgtctgtccatctgtccgtctgtccgtctgtctgtttctacgcaaactagtccctcagttttaaagctatctgaatgaaactttgcatatagtcttctatatactctcactgctatatatgtcggaacgggccggatcggacgactatatcatatagctgccatacaaatgttcgataaatttttcgaaaaaaaattataactttgctgttttttaacatttttgcaccattttttagatatggccattctatattatttctgaattttggtaaaaattttatgaaaatcggacgactatatcttatagctgccatagaaacgatcgggaaattaataggaaacaaattataacttcgttgtttttcaacgtattttcatctactctgagatataagcttattttattattgtagaattttggtataaatttcatgaaaatcggacaactatatcatatagcggccataggagcgatcggtagatgtagagaaaatgtaaaggtgtgaatgtaaaactgtaactgtcaaactgtaaacattataagtatagttgaaatgtaatgaaataatatctgcaagggtatacaaacttcggcgtgccgaagttagcttcctttcttgttagtAGTGAGACTAGTCAGAAGAAAGTCTGCAAAGTTAAATTTAGATTGCTTCAAAGCTGAAAGACTAGTTTTCGTAATattggacagacggacatggctaggtcgactcggctgttaatGCCAGGCATAGCAGCAGAGACGAGCGCAGTCTGAATTCGGGGAAGTACGCTTTTTCTAAGAAGCGCAGCGCGAGGCATAGCAGCAGAGACGAGCGCAGTCTCTGCTGGCGAGTGAGGTCCGTTGTCGCGCTACCGAAAGTTataggagagaaagagaggtaTATAGATAAACTGAAGTAAGAACGTTGACAGAACATATAAATAGATGGAGAGAAGGGAGTggagtttagtttagtttggTAACGATCGGCAACGGAACTCGCTGTGCTACCGCGCGAGGACATTAATATGGACGAAACCATTCCACATCCGACATATACTTACCATAGAGGGACAGAAATATCTCATTCACGGGGTGGAAAACTCTTGactatacaacaaaaataaaaactaaaagctGTTAGTTTTCGTTATTGTTTATCTTACCCTTCAATTATTGTGTAACGTGGTTATAATGTTcgatataatattaatttagtttattatttatatgtatctatatttaagctttattaaaataggtaccaatataaaaacaatttacatacatttacatcatacatttatttttaaaacatacgAGTTATATCTCAATTGAAAATATGTGTACAAAAATGCGAACAATTATTTTGGGTGTTGAATAAACGCATTCTTTAAGTATTTCTCCTGTGCCTTGACAGTTTTGTTTCTTTAATGTATTTCAGCACCTTATGAGGATTTTTTCGCCTGACATATAAGTCCATTTTGTATATTACTTAAAATCTACAAAATCAtaatttgttgatttttcaTAATAACACGATAATGACGGCTCAATGTTTCTCCATTTATTGGAGTCTCCTGTAGAGCTGTTAGGGCTAAGTGTCGTCGTCACTGTCTGAGGTTGGGGATAGTAGTGCAAAGGACGAAAAGAGTGCAGAtgtgatttaaaaaatacggGAAAGGCCAAACGCTGTTGGATTTGTAGGCTAGACGATGAAGATGAAAGGTTCTTTGTAGATGCTAAGGGTTTGTGGTAGTACTGCTTTGGATTACAGCATCGTTCCACATGATGATGGTGAACTTTATCCGTTGTTCGGCGCGCAATTATCTTTAAATGTTGACCATTTAAGCCTTTTGATTCCtgaaaaacaaatttgagGTTTCTATTGATATTAATGAcgttttttattgtttgttataaacattaaatacTCTCAGAGGAACTAAAAATATCTGAAGTTCAGATAATCTTCAAAGATTCTTTTCAGTAACAGAATTACAGTTACCATTTGTGTTTCAGTGTCTTAATATGCCTTTCAGTATAATTATTGGAACACATGATTCGACCCCTtgaatttcttcttcttcaagTTCTGAAACAGTTAATATCATACACAATAGGACTAGAATAAAATACCACAAGATGTTTTGTAAATTAGGTATTGATTTGCTTTAATTACATACCCCATTTATATTGAATTCATCATCACTGCATAGTTTTTCCTTTGTATCCGCTGGAGAAGTAGGACCTGATATTTGAATACGTTCAGTTTTAAAGATTGAAAGCGAAGATCGACTGGCATTCTCAATAGAGCAAGAACTGGAGATCAGCTCCAATTGATCGTCAGCATCCTCCTCGGTTGTTATGATATCAATATCGACATCTGCCTCAACATCAATATTCGTACTTGTCGTCTGAGAGACACTATTACTTTCACTACTTTCGTGATGTCTTAAGAATTTACTTTCATCCTCTGTTGTTTCAATATCCACaacttcgtcgtcgtcgtcttcgttCTCGTTAGCATTGTTATTATCGTTTACTTTTCTGCAAACACTGTTTCCTAATATCTCTGTAAAATATTgtatgtttataaattaagggCAACACGTACAATGTTTTGGCTTACTTTCTTTATCTAAAATTGGCGAAAATGACAAGTCGTGGTTAACTAATCGGTGTGAAGTACTATTATGTGTGAGAACTGTCGTTGTTCTTGTTGCCTGTGAGGAGTTGATATTATCATTACTTTTGTTTAAATCACTGGATCTCGTATATAAAGATGTTGAGACTATGGCTGTAGACGCCACTACGGGCTTAAAAGCCGAACAGCTTAGAATTGATGGAATCTTATAATCAGCGAGACCATTATTTCCTCCTCCTATACCCGTGAGCTTACGATTTTTATGGGTAGTAACATTATCCGAAAATCGCACCGAATTTCCTATAACATTCGCCTCTTGTTTACCCCATGATTTCGGGTAATTCGAGTCGATTTCATAGGTTTCCAAATTTGATTCCGCCATTTTTGAATGCTGTTGTTCGTAATGCTGAT harbors:
- the fuss gene encoding LOW QUALITY PROTEIN: uncharacterized protein fuss (The sequence of the model RefSeq protein was modified relative to this genomic sequence to represent the inferred CDS: substituted 1 base at 1 genomic stop codon), with protein sequence MENGPAALQRSNHVSTVLLYGIPIVSLYIEGQERLCLAQISNTLLKQFSYNEIHNRRVALGITCVQCTPVQLEILRRAGAMPVSSRRCGMITRREAERLCKSFLGDNTPPRLPEDFAFSVQHKCAWGCRGSFLPSRYNSSRAKCIKCSYCGMFFSPNKFIFHSHRITTNDRYVQPDAANFNSWRRHMTLLNGNNTNDEKIIHAWEDVKAMFNGGTRKRLVGSGSSSNNNNNRNQNISPSSEVLRGITSCISPTPTINLERDSNKTLSTKEESRCPTLDKQYKYSTVAATAAVVAAVGVPYNFDTNASLSGDHLSVMPISRNFVVDYMWQHKDHQHYEQQHSKMAESNLETYEIDSNYPKSWGKQEANVIGNSVRFSDNVTTHKNRKLTGIGGGNNGLADYKIPSILSCSAFKPVVASTAIVSTSLYTRSSDLNKSNDNINSSQATRTTTVLTHNSTSHRLVNHDLSFSPILDKESKPKHCTCCPXFINIQYFTEILGNSVCRKVNDNNNANENEDDDDEVVDIETTEDESKFLRHHESSESNSVSQTTSTNIDVEADVDIDIITTEEDADDQLELISSSCSIENASRSSLSIFKTERIQISGPTSPADTKEKLCSDDEFNINGESKGLNGQHLKIIARRTTDKVHHHHVERCCNPKQYYHKPLASTKNLSSSSSSLQIQQRLAFPVFFKSHLHSFRPLHYYPQPQTVTTTLSPNSSTGDSNKWRNIEPSLSCYYEKSTNYDFILQAPLCSSAHVPSLDNGSGEEGLHRSQFLDWLLDHPPVNVDQASTSHAAAFAANAVPVPISGLGEFAMPSVQQLVNVDQASTSRAAAFNEAFLVLDAHPVVPPAVTISAPVFTSNVPQQSTNSGVAQRRP